A single window of uncultured Methanospirillum sp. DNA harbors:
- a CDS encoding AAA family ATPase codes for MKIIVTMGRGGTGKTSFVTLMADYFIRKGDAPLLLVDLDPDQNLGEMIGVDLEAEGRKTVAELLEDTFIGKGGTTIGVAPSERIEHRIWRDGLYEGKDFDFLALGTKWIEGCYCMPDAALRDALSRLTKQYKYVLIDAPGGLEHLNRRVTADVDEIFDVIGPSSKSFAHLLRAKRVAEESGIHWRNFSSIGGFLFPEDLASRAKEISEIRYLGKIANDEAVSKRVIDGLPLIGLSPDLPGPDSVRKILETAGY; via the coding sequence ATGAAGATTATTGTCACCATGGGCCGGGGAGGCACAGGAAAAACCAGTTTTGTCACCCTGATGGCAGATTATTTTATCAGGAAAGGGGACGCCCCTCTGCTCCTTGTTGATCTGGATCCTGATCAGAACCTTGGTGAGATGATCGGAGTTGACCTTGAAGCAGAAGGAAGAAAGACTGTTGCCGAACTGTTAGAGGATACATTCATCGGAAAAGGCGGAACAACAATAGGAGTTGCTCCCTCTGAAAGAATTGAGCACAGAATATGGAGGGACGGGCTTTATGAAGGAAAAGACTTTGATTTTCTCGCACTTGGCACCAAATGGATCGAAGGATGCTATTGTATGCCGGATGCAGCCCTGCGTGATGCCCTGTCCCGGCTCACAAAGCAGTATAAATATGTCCTGATTGATGCTCCCGGGGGCCTTGAACACCTGAATCGCAGGGTTACAGCCGATGTGGACGAGATATTCGATGTAATCGGCCCTTCAAGCAAATCATTTGCCCACCTGCTCAGGGCAAAGCGGGTGGCAGAGGAGTCAGGAATTCACTGGAGAAACTTCTCAAGCATCGGGGGGTTTTTGTTCCCTGAAGACCTTGCTTCGCGTGCGAAAGAGATCAGTGAGATCCGGTACCTTGGGAAGATCGCAAATGATGAAGCGGTCTCAAAACGTGTTATCGATGGTCTTCCGCTAATAGGGCTATCACCGGATCTTCCTGGGCCTGATTCAGTCAGAAAGATACTGGAAACAGCAGGATATTAA
- a CDS encoding carbon monoxide dehydrogenase beta subunit family protein, which yields MAGDDAWIRAEMGGTSRASVIGKPEVVVALLRRANRPLFIVGHEVAEGPDGEVLSVFIEVVSRLRDIPVIGTSPVVKDLMKHGIRITAVMGGMEAADRLRDPEWKGCDGMSPYDLILIAGIPYSFCWTILSGIRNSAPGLKTIILDRKYQPHASWSFGNMAAGPWKEQLQAVMTLLEEDKHV from the coding sequence ATGGCAGGGGATGATGCGTGGATACGGGCAGAGATGGGAGGAACATCCCGTGCATCAGTTATCGGGAAACCTGAAGTTGTTGTTGCACTGCTCAGGCGGGCAAATCGACCATTGTTCATCGTCGGTCATGAGGTCGCCGAAGGTCCCGACGGTGAAGTGCTTTCCGTATTCATCGAGGTAGTCTCCCGGCTTAGAGACATTCCGGTGATAGGCACATCACCTGTTGTCAAAGATCTTATGAAACATGGGATCAGGATAACGGCAGTAATGGGAGGGATGGAGGCAGCCGACCGGCTCAGAGACCCGGAGTGGAAAGGATGTGACGGTATGAGCCCGTATGATCTGATTCTTATTGCCGGCATTCCCTACTCGTTCTGTTGGACGATTCTTTCAGGGATCAGAAACTCGGCGCCGGGTCTTAAAACCATCATCCTGGACAGGAAGTACCAGCCTCATGCATCCTGGTCATTCGGGAACATGGCTGCAGGTCCATGGAAGGAACAACTGCAGGCAGTTATGACTCTGCTTGAGGAGGACAAGCATGTTTGA
- a CDS encoding NADH:flavin oxidoreductase, translated as MRTLFDTTRIGSITLKNRFIRSATWESMADLTGRPTRQLVDLYEELALGGVGMIITGATTIVPDPTGLPGMMSIADDTHIPEYLEMTSKIHRHGVPVIMQITYVGRGGTWTTPVDLSEIELRDLTIFYADAAERAQKAGFDGIQIHAGHGYFLSQFQNSRKNKRTDRYGGEVSNRARFILEMYDIVRSRVGNDFGVFIKINCGDFEDEDDRVFETCRYTCSQLSERKIDGIEVTGGAGNGLPLPPRGKYEESVLRDFAAMIAEEVEIPVMMVGMNRDFTLMSELLEKTKISYFSMSRPFIREPDLIMTWKNHQEYKSACTSCNACRKQDIIRCPFRSVPEK; from the coding sequence ATGCGAACCCTGTTTGATACGACCAGAATTGGATCAATAACACTCAAAAACCGCTTTATCAGATCAGCCACATGGGAGTCGATGGCTGATCTGACCGGTCGTCCGACCAGACAACTGGTGGATCTCTATGAAGAACTTGCACTTGGAGGGGTCGGGATGATAATTACCGGGGCAACAACAATTGTTCCTGACCCGACTGGTCTTCCAGGAATGATGAGCATAGCTGATGATACACATATTCCCGAATACCTGGAGATGACCTCAAAGATCCATCGTCACGGTGTCCCGGTTATTATGCAGATAACGTATGTTGGAAGAGGCGGGACGTGGACAACTCCTGTCGATCTTTCAGAGATCGAACTGCGAGACCTCACAATATTTTATGCCGATGCAGCTGAGCGTGCACAGAAGGCAGGATTTGACGGGATACAGATCCATGCAGGACATGGATACTTCCTGAGCCAGTTCCAGAACTCAAGGAAAAATAAACGGACTGACAGATACGGTGGTGAGGTATCAAACAGGGCCAGGTTCATCCTTGAGATGTATGATATAGTCCGTTCACGGGTTGGGAATGATTTCGGAGTATTCATAAAGATCAATTGTGGTGATTTCGAGGATGAGGATGACAGAGTCTTTGAAACCTGTCGTTATACCTGCAGCCAGCTTTCAGAGAGAAAGATAGATGGAATCGAGGTAACCGGCGGTGCAGGAAACGGTCTGCCCCTCCCTCCCAGGGGTAAGTACGAGGAGTCGGTCCTTAGGGATTTTGCAGCCATGATAGCAGAAGAGGTTGAGATTCCGGTGATGATGGTGGGTATGAACAGGGATTTCACCCTCATGTCAGAACTCCTGGAAAAGACGAAGATATCGTACTTTTCCATGTCACGCCCATTTATCAGGGAACCTGATCTCATCATGACATGGAAAAACCATCAGGAGTACAAATCTGCCTGCACCTCATGTAACGCATGTAGAAAGCAGGATATCATCAGATGTCCCTTCAGATCAGTTCCGGAAAAATAG
- a CDS encoding P-loop NTPase encodes MKIAVAGKGGVGKTFIAGTLACTFASRGLKTIAIDADTSPNLALTLGMTPEEANRILPIAENQSLINEKTKTDYPGVFRISYTVDDIVSSQAVSTPCGVQLLVMGMVRVMGAGCACPAHNLVRTLLSHLIIERKEVLIMDMEAGVEHLGRGTAKNVDILLIVTDTHQASLVTAGRIADLARPAGIPEIAYVANRVTGSESEALIRESAQTHGVQVMAYVPFDQDILRAGMEGKPVATENKYTAVAEVQSLATRLEHNFLSA; translated from the coding sequence ATGAAGATAGCAGTAGCAGGAAAAGGAGGAGTGGGAAAGACGTTCATTGCCGGAACACTTGCCTGTACGTTCGCCTCCAGGGGCCTGAAGACCATTGCGATCGATGCTGATACATCACCCAACCTGGCCCTCACTCTGGGAATGACTCCGGAGGAGGCCAACCGGATTCTTCCGATCGCTGAAAACCAGAGTCTCATTAATGAGAAGACAAAAACAGATTACCCTGGTGTTTTCAGAATATCCTACACGGTTGACGATATCGTATCATCCCAGGCCGTCTCCACCCCATGCGGGGTACAACTCCTGGTCATGGGGATGGTCAGGGTAATGGGAGCCGGATGTGCATGCCCGGCACACAATCTCGTCCGTACACTGCTCTCCCATCTCATCATCGAACGAAAAGAGGTCCTGATCATGGATATGGAGGCAGGAGTCGAACATCTTGGCAGGGGAACCGCGAAGAACGTCGATATCCTGCTTATTGTCACCGATACACATCAGGCATCACTGGTAACAGCAGGAAGGATTGCAGACCTTGCACGGCCGGCAGGAATACCTGAAATTGCATATGTCGCAAACAGGGTGACAGGTTCAGAGTCGGAGGCATTAATCCGGGAGTCTGCCCAGACCCACGGAGTTCAGGTCATGGCATACGTGCCGTTTGATCAGGACATTCTCAGGGCGGGGATGGAGGGAAAACCCGTGGCAACCGAGAACAAATACACAGCCGTGGCCGAGGTACAGTCTCTCGCTACGAGACTGGAACACAATTTTCTGTCTGCCTGA
- the cdhA gene encoding CO dehydrogenase/acetyl-CoA synthase complex subunit alpha, translating into MNRKNVTLTLDELKSNTGSLKKLQVSIGSLRGEEWDEEPGQTPMPSHTDLRNWDRMLLSRYKPLYLPFCDLCCLCTYGKCDLSGGKKGACGIGMEAQQSRIVLLAACIGAATHISHARHLVTHLIEQFGRRKPLDIGGDSIDTEAPIIRLVCGIKPGTLGDLEIVLDYCERQVTELLAAAHTGQEGDAIDFESKVFHAGTMDHVGLEVADIAQISAFSFPKADPDASLVELGLGTVDSTKPVILVVGHNVPPAIGIIDYTREQNLSGAIEITGICCTAIDLTRYDPNAKIIGPISWQLRYIRSGVPDVIVVDEQCVRADLLDEAQKINAPLIATSSMNCSGLPDRTDDEPEEIIADLVSGKTPGILILDPEKVGEVAVRTAMAVMNTRKKIRAIPTPEELIELAKQCGGCQECSRVCPAGLPLAIVMQQAGQGDPSALASLYDTCIGCGKCEDACLKEIPVHSAILSAADSQIQGERFNVRAGRGAIQDIEIREVGGPIVLGEIPGVVAFVGCANYPNGAAEVAEMAREFARRRYIVVTSGCSAMAIGMHRNEDGQTPYEEFHGRFDAGGIVNVGSCVSNAHIAGATIKIASIFAKRKLRGNYEEIADYVYNRVGAVGIAWGAMSQKAAAIAAGFWRLGIPVIVGPHGSKYRRMLLGRKDKPEDWFVYDSRTGEKVQVGPVPEHLFIAAETPEEAMTLAAKLCMRPNDTSRGRSMKLTNYIDLYKRLYDRMPDDINLFVRSQADVPVTMKEQILPILKEKGYTEKSIPDPTILKSQIRTAKE; encoded by the coding sequence GTGAACAGGAAAAACGTTACACTTACCCTGGATGAGTTAAAATCCAACACCGGATCACTCAAAAAACTTCAGGTATCCATAGGATCATTGCGCGGCGAAGAATGGGATGAAGAGCCAGGGCAGACCCCGATGCCTTCACACACCGATCTCAGGAACTGGGATCGGATGCTTCTCTCCAGATATAAACCATTATATCTCCCGTTCTGTGACCTTTGCTGCCTATGTACCTATGGTAAGTGCGATCTTTCTGGAGGGAAGAAAGGTGCCTGTGGGATCGGAATGGAGGCACAACAGTCAAGAATTGTGCTTCTTGCAGCCTGTATCGGTGCTGCAACCCACATCAGTCATGCCCGTCATCTTGTGACACATCTCATCGAACAATTTGGCAGGCGCAAGCCCCTTGATATTGGTGGTGACTCGATCGATACCGAGGCACCGATCATACGGCTCGTCTGCGGGATCAAGCCCGGGACACTTGGTGACCTTGAGATCGTCCTTGACTACTGCGAACGCCAGGTAACCGAGCTCCTTGCTGCTGCCCATACGGGACAGGAAGGGGATGCTATTGACTTTGAGTCCAAGGTGTTCCATGCCGGTACCATGGACCACGTAGGACTTGAGGTTGCAGACATAGCCCAGATTTCTGCATTCTCATTTCCAAAAGCAGATCCTGATGCATCACTGGTTGAACTCGGACTTGGAACCGTTGACTCAACAAAGCCGGTCATCCTCGTTGTCGGCCACAATGTTCCCCCTGCAATCGGGATTATCGATTATACACGTGAGCAGAACCTGAGTGGAGCGATTGAGATCACCGGGATCTGCTGCACGGCCATTGACCTGACCCGGTACGATCCGAACGCGAAGATCATCGGTCCGATATCATGGCAGCTCCGCTACATCAGGAGTGGTGTACCTGATGTGATCGTGGTGGATGAACAATGTGTCAGGGCAGACCTTCTCGATGAGGCCCAAAAGATCAATGCACCACTTATCGCAACCAGTTCCATGAACTGTTCAGGTCTTCCTGACCGGACAGATGATGAACCAGAAGAGATCATTGCAGATCTTGTAAGTGGAAAGACACCCGGCATTCTCATTCTTGATCCTGAAAAGGTTGGAGAGGTTGCAGTCAGAACCGCGATGGCAGTGATGAATACCCGTAAAAAAATCAGGGCTATTCCCACACCAGAAGAACTGATCGAGCTGGCAAAACAGTGCGGTGGTTGTCAGGAGTGTTCAAGGGTCTGTCCTGCCGGATTGCCTCTTGCCATCGTAATGCAGCAGGCTGGACAGGGAGATCCATCAGCACTTGCATCCCTCTATGACACCTGTATCGGGTGCGGGAAGTGCGAGGACGCCTGCTTAAAAGAGATACCGGTTCATAGCGCTATTCTCTCTGCTGCGGACAGCCAGATCCAGGGCGAGCGATTTAATGTCAGGGCTGGTCGCGGTGCCATCCAGGATATCGAGATCAGGGAGGTAGGCGGACCCATTGTTCTTGGTGAGATTCCCGGTGTCGTCGCGTTTGTAGGTTGTGCAAATTATCCAAATGGGGCAGCAGAAGTAGCAGAGATGGCACGGGAGTTTGCCCGCAGGAGGTATATCGTCGTTACTTCAGGATGCTCTGCAATGGCTATCGGGATGCACCGGAATGAAGACGGGCAGACTCCGTACGAAGAGTTTCACGGCAGGTTTGATGCAGGAGGGATCGTGAACGTCGGGTCCTGTGTCTCAAATGCCCACATCGCAGGAGCAACAATAAAGATTGCAAGCATCTTTGCAAAGCGGAAACTTCGTGGAAATTACGAAGAGATTGCTGATTACGTGTACAACCGGGTCGGGGCAGTCGGGATTGCATGGGGAGCGATGTCGCAGAAGGCGGCAGCTATCGCTGCAGGATTCTGGCGACTTGGTATTCCGGTTATCGTGGGTCCACATGGATCAAAGTACAGACGTATGCTCCTTGGGAGAAAGGATAAGCCTGAAGACTGGTTCGTGTATGACTCGCGAACCGGTGAGAAGGTGCAGGTGGGACCTGTGCCAGAACACCTCTTCATCGCAGCAGAGACTCCAGAAGAGGCAATGACTCTGGCTGCAAAACTCTGCATGAGGCCGAACGATACATCCCGGGGAAGATCGATGAAACTGACCAATTATATCGATCTCTATAAACGTCTCTATGACCGGATGCCTGATGACATCAACCTCTTTGTCAGGTCGCAGGCAGATGTCCCGGTCACAATGAAAGAGCAGATACTTCCTATTCTTAAGGAGAAGGGATACACTGAAAAATCGATCCCAGACCCGACAATACTGAAATCACAGATCAGGACTGCAAAGGAGTAA
- a CDS encoding cupin domain-containing protein translates to MDLKHISAGIITILVVILSFQTVIAEPENIGNEPGVVISSSDINGNLSENSSGADILHLLNQAGSNGTPASVRIIQVRPGAVYSPDGANPAPEALYLISGDARVSADTSSVNAKFGDTIVVPQGSLFNVENVGTESLTFITVLSSPVQVQDTKDQSMYKKSPDEVKPVSLGNETGNTGFSVIRTLDTNGDSLPLSYDLAVVSLPAEHSIGSHYLTGGEIGYILDGSGNVTIGCVPHEVHAGDMFYIPPKAVQEMTASSEMKFLLLTDPYYKPGEDFPVSSSC, encoded by the coding sequence ATGGATCTGAAGCATATTTCTGCAGGAATTATTACAATTCTTGTAGTCATTCTTTCTTTTCAAACAGTTATTGCAGAACCCGAAAATATCGGGAACGAACCCGGAGTCGTTATTTCTTCCAGTGATATTAATGGTAACCTTTCAGAGAATTCTTCAGGTGCTGATATCCTTCATCTGCTGAACCAGGCCGGTTCAAACGGAACACCTGCATCTGTCAGGATCATTCAGGTACGTCCAGGAGCTGTATACTCACCTGATGGAGCCAATCCTGCGCCGGAAGCACTATACCTGATCTCCGGAGATGCCAGGGTCTCGGCTGATACCTCGTCTGTAAATGCAAAATTCGGTGATACCATTGTCGTTCCACAAGGATCCCTGTTTAATGTAGAAAACGTTGGAACTGAGTCCCTTACATTCATCACGGTCCTTTCATCACCTGTTCAGGTACAGGATACAAAGGATCAGAGTATGTACAAGAAGTCTCCCGATGAGGTAAAGCCTGTTTCATTAGGAAATGAGACTGGTAACACCGGTTTCAGTGTAATCCGGACTCTTGATACTAATGGTGATTCTCTTCCCCTCTCATATGATCTGGCTGTTGTTTCGCTTCCGGCAGAGCATTCAATCGGTTCCCACTACCTTACCGGAGGAGAGATTGGGTATATTCTTGACGGGTCTGGGAACGTTACAATCGGATGTGTCCCGCACGAGGTTCACGCAGGGGATATGTTTTACATTCCCCCCAAGGCTGTGCAGGAAATGACAGCATCATCAGAGATGAAGTTCCTGCTCCTGACTGATCCTTACTATAAGCCCGGAGAAGATTTTCCTGTTTCATCATCCTGTTAA